A stretch of Fusobacterium periodonticum ATCC 33693 DNA encodes these proteins:
- a CDS encoding RNA-guided endonuclease TnpB family protein → TIYIKDSYIKLPKLKSLVKIRLHREIKGIIKSVTISKNSLEHYFVSILCEEEIEELPKTNKNIGIDLGIKEFATMSDCTKVENLKLTKEYEKKLKREQRKLSRRCKLAKDSDKKLSDSKNYQKQKKKVAKIHNKIRNKRKDFVNKLSIKIINNHDIICIEDLNIKGMLKNHKLAKSISDVSWSEFVRQLEYKANWYGRKIIKVPTFYPSSKTCSSCRNIKETLTLSERIYHCEYCGLEIDRDYNASINILRKGLEILKEEKVS, encoded by the coding sequence ACAATATATATTAAAGATAGCTATATAAAACTTCCTAAATTAAAATCACTAGTTAAAATTAGACTACATAGAGAAATAAAAGGTATAATTAAATCAGTAACAATAAGTAAAAATAGTCTTGAACATTATTTTGTTTCAATATTATGTGAAGAAGAAATAGAAGAATTACCAAAAACTAATAAAAATATTGGAATAGATTTAGGAATAAAAGAATTTGCAACAATGAGTGATTGTACAAAAGTAGAAAATTTGAAGCTAACAAAAGAATATGAGAAAAAACTGAAAAGAGAACAAAGAAAACTATCAAGGAGATGTAAACTTGCTAAAGATAGCGATAAAAAACTATCAGATAGTAAGAATTATCAAAAGCAAAAGAAAAAAGTAGCAAAGATACATAATAAAATTAGAAATAAAAGAAAAGACTTTGTAAATAAGTTGAGTATAAAAATTATCAATAACCACGATATAATCTGTATAGAAGACTTAAATATAAAGGGAATGTTAAAAAATCACAAATTAGCAAAAAGTATATCAGATGTAAGTTGGAGTGAATTTGTAAGGCAACTAGAATATAAAGCAAACTGGTATGGAAGAAAGATTATAAAAGTACCTACATTTTATCCAAGTAGTAAGACTTGTTCTAGTTGTAGAAATATAAAAGAAACCCTAACATTATCAGAAAGAATATATCATTGCGAATATTGTGGACTAGAAATAGATAGAGATTATAATGCAAGTATAAATATATTAAGAAAAGGTTTAGAAATATTAAAAGAAGAAAAAGTAAGTTAG
- a CDS encoding nickel/cobalt transporter → MKRVIKYLVGLIAIASVYLLISNFNLIMYKIAIYQQEIVERISELTENENNKVVYTILFFTFLYGIVHSLGPGHGKTLVLTYSVKEKLNFPKLLLVSSLIAYLQGLSAYLLVKFIINLSDKASMLLFYDLDNRTRLIASILIILIGLYNIYSILRNKSCEHCHETKVKNILGFSIVLGLCPCPGVMTVLLFLESFGLSENLFLFTLSMSTGIFLVILFFGILANTFKKTLVEDENFKLHKILTLVGAGLMILFGIFQILILGE, encoded by the coding sequence ATGAAAAGAGTTATAAAATATTTGGTTGGATTAATTGCGATTGCATCAGTTTATTTATTGATTTCAAATTTTAATTTAATTATGTATAAAATAGCAATATACCAACAAGAAATAGTTGAAAGAATAAGTGAATTAACAGAAAATGAAAATAATAAAGTTGTATATACAATATTATTTTTTACATTTTTATATGGAATAGTCCATTCTTTAGGACCAGGTCATGGGAAAACTTTAGTTTTAACATATTCAGTAAAAGAAAAATTAAATTTTCCTAAATTGCTTTTAGTATCATCTTTAATAGCATATTTACAAGGTTTATCAGCCTATTTATTAGTGAAGTTTATTATAAATTTATCAGATAAAGCTTCAATGCTATTATTCTATGATTTAGACAATAGAACGAGGTTGATAGCATCAATTTTAATTATCTTAATTGGTTTATACAACATTTATTCTATTTTAAGAAATAAAAGTTGTGAACATTGCCATGAAACTAAAGTGAAAAATATTTTAGGTTTTTCTATTGTTTTAGGACTTTGTCCTTGCCCTGGAGTAATGACAGTACTTTTATTTTTAGAAAGTTTTGGACTTAGTGAAAATTTATTTCTATTCACTTTATCTATGTCAACAGGAATATTTTTAGTAATATTATTTTTTGGAATTTTGGCTAATACTTTTAAAAAGACTTTGGTTGAAGATGAAAATTTCAAATTACATAAAATTTTAACTTTAGTAGGAGCTGGACTTATGATCCTATTTGGTATATTTCAAATATTAATTTTGGGGGAATAA
- a CDS encoding phage baseplate protein, translating to MIYNDLYDLEGFIRISTLNDLKTKNFNLKENDIVFVVENFTFYKVKLNDSIINNDILEINTKLKCEKLLAVIDKQEVIKKIEELNNKKSDEIDLASSDNLATSMAVKKINDIVSTKEPKIIKKTAFNLDKTDNFNLDDTNLLGTAKALKALYDELNKKIDNLNLCPYKVGDVYVTTNTANPADLWSGTSWTKLEDRFLKATNSGENPKTIGGSNSKTLTVNNMPIHTHNVWINESGYHTHSQEAHAHTQPAHNHGTNNSTYGGGDPNTAVYGEMGGSANQGDGFYTKYAGGENTGSAQPYIYGSGSHNHSAGIGYSGGGSAFDVTPAYYAVNMWIRIS from the coding sequence ATGATTTATAATGATTTGTATGATTTAGAAGGTTTTATTAGAATAAGCACTTTGAATGATCTGAAAACTAAAAACTTTAATTTAAAAGAAAATGACATTGTTTTTGTTGTTGAAAATTTTACATTTTATAAAGTAAAATTAAATGACAGCATCATTAATAATGATATTTTAGAAATTAATACCAAATTAAAATGTGAGAAATTATTAGCTGTAATTGATAAGCAAGAAGTTATAAAAAAAATAGAAGAATTAAATAATAAAAAAAGTGATGAAATTGATTTAGCAAGTAGCGATAACTTAGCAACATCCATGGCTGTAAAAAAAATTAATGATATTGTTAGTACAAAAGAACCAAAAATAATTAAAAAAACTGCTTTTAATTTAGATAAAACAGATAATTTTAATTTAGATGATACAAATTTATTAGGTACAGCTAAAGCATTAAAAGCGTTGTATGATGAACTGAATAAAAAAATTGATAATTTGAATTTGTGTCCTTATAAGGTTGGAGATGTTTATGTTACAACTAACACAGCTAATCCTGCTGATTTATGGAGTGGTACGAGTTGGACTAAATTAGAGGATAGATTTTTAAAAGCAACTAATAGTGGAGAAAATCCTAAGACAATTGGTGGAAGTAACTCAAAAACATTGACCGTTAATAATATGCCAATCCATACTCATAATGTGTGGATAAACGAAAGTGGTTATCATACTCACAGTCAAGAGGCTCATGCCCATACACAACCAGCACATAATCATGGGACTAACAATAGTACATATGGTGGTGGTGACCCAAATACAGCTGTTTATGGTGAAATGGGAGGTAGTGCTAATCAGGGTGATGGATTTTATACTAAATATGCAGGAGGAGAAAATACAGGATCGGCTCAACCTTATATTTATGGAAGTGGTAGCCACAACCACAGTGCAGGTATAGGATACAGTGGTGGTGGAAGTGCCTTTGATGTAACTCCTGCTTATTATGCTGTTAATATGTGGATTAGAATTAGTTGA
- a CDS encoding L-lactate dehydrogenase, with translation MLETRKVGIVGVGHVGSHCALSMLLQGVCDEMVLMDIIPEKAKAHAIDCMDTISFLPHRAIIRDGGIQELSKMDVIVISVGSLTKNEQRLEELKGSLEAIKSFVPDVVKAGFNGIFVTITNPVDIVTYFVRELSGFPKNRVIGTGTGLDSARLKRILSEVTNIDSQVIQAYMLGEHGDTQVANFSSATIQGVPFLDYMKSHPEQFKGVELSVLEKQVVRTAWDIIAGKNCTEFGIGCTCSNLVKAIFHNERRVLPCSAYLDGEYGYSGFYTGVPAIIGSNGIEEILELPLDERERKGFEDACAVMKKYIEIGKSYKIV, from the coding sequence ATGTTAGAAACAAGAAAAGTTGGAATTGTTGGAGTTGGACATGTTGGAAGTCATTGTGCTTTATCTATGTTACTACAAGGTGTATGTGATGAAATGGTTTTAATGGATATTATTCCAGAAAAAGCAAAAGCCCATGCTATAGATTGTATGGATACTATAAGTTTTCTTCCACATAGAGCTATTATTCGTGATGGTGGTATTCAAGAACTTTCTAAGATGGATGTAATTGTAATCAGTGTTGGAAGTTTAACAAAAAATGAGCAAAGACTGGAGGAATTAAAAGGTTCGTTAGAAGCTATAAAGAGTTTTGTTCCTGATGTTGTAAAAGCAGGATTCAATGGAATTTTTGTTACAATAACTAATCCAGTTGATATAGTAACTTATTTTGTAAGAGAACTTTCAGGCTTTCCTAAAAATAGAGTTATTGGAACAGGAACAGGCTTAGATAGTGCAAGACTTAAGAGAATTTTAAGTGAAGTTACAAATATTGATAGTCAAGTTATTCAAGCATATATGTTAGGAGAACATGGGGATACACAAGTTGCAAATTTTTCAAGTGCTACAATACAAGGAGTTCCATTTTTAGATTATATGAAAAGTCATCCAGAACAATTTAAAGGAGTAGAACTATCTGTTTTAGAAAAACAAGTAGTTAGAACAGCTTGGGATATTATTGCTGGAAAAAATTGTACAGAGTTTGGCATAGGTTGTACATGCTCTAACTTAGTAAAAGCAATATTCCATAACGAAAGAAGAGTTTTACCTTGTAGTGCCTATTTAGATGGAGAGTATGGATATTCAGGTTTCTATACAGGAGTTCCAGCTATTATTGGAAGTAATGGAATAGAAGAAATATTAGAACTTCCTTTAGATGAAAGAGAAAGAAAAGGCTTTGAAGATGCTTGTGCTGTAATGAAAAAATATATTGAAATTGGAAAATCTTATAAAATAGTATAA
- a CDS encoding helix-turn-helix domain-containing protein — translation MKTIKKAYKFRIYPTLEQVIFFLKNFGCVRKVY, via the coding sequence ATGAAGACAATTAAAAAAGCATATAAATTCAGAATATATCCTACCTTAGAACAAGTAATCTTTTTCTTAAAAAACTTTGGTTGTGTTAGAAAAGTTTATAA
- a CDS encoding Type 1 glutamine amidotransferase-like domain-containing protein, with protein MKNLFLCSYFAGVKDTFKDFMNNDTERKKVLFIPTANIDEETKFLIDETKEVFKSLGMEVEDLEISKLDKKTIKNKIEKTNYLYIGGGNTFYLLQELKRKNLIDFIKNRVNSGMIYIGESAGAIITSKDIEYSNLMDDVTIAKDLKEYSGLNLVDFYMVPHLNEFPFEEISKQIVKKYKEKLNIIAINNSQAIIVKDGKFEIK; from the coding sequence ATGAAAAATTTATTTTTATGTTCGTATTTTGCAGGAGTAAAAGATACATTTAAGGACTTTATGAATAATGATACTGAAAGAAAGAAAGTATTATTTATTCCAACTGCCAACATAGATGAGGAAACTAAATTTTTAATTGATGAGACAAAAGAAGTATTTAAAAGTCTAGGAATGGAAGTGGAAGATTTAGAAATTTCAAAACTAGACAAAAAAACTATTAAAAATAAGATAGAAAAAACTAATTATTTATATATTGGTGGTGGAAATACATTCTATTTACTACAAGAATTAAAAAGAAAAAATTTAATTGATTTTATAAAAAATAGAGTTAATTCTGGAATGATATATATTGGAGAATCAGCAGGTGCAATAATTACTTCCAAAGATATAGAATATTCTAATTTAATGGATGATGTAACTATTGCAAAAGACTTAAAAGAATATTCAGGATTAAATTTAGTTGATTTCTATATGGTTCCTCACTTAAATGAATTTCCTTTTGAAGAAATTTCAAAACAAATAGTTAAAAAATATAAGGAAAAATTAAATATTATTGCTATAAATAATAGTCAGGCTATTATTGTAAAAGATGGAAAATTTGAAATTAAATAA
- a CDS encoding UvrD-helicase domain-containing protein gives MFIIFSFIVFIFVIIFLFNNYQKQKKEAEEFKKTEEEKENRRKEKLEWFEKNIKEKYEQLKILINLMKNKYIKFYSLDFYLNDFKVVKYNEERNKLKEELNNFYEYKEFIQDYDVYNDKLASIILLEKDVIELNKKYVKKELEINKDFFSNIDGKSLDEQQRKSIVIDEDNNLIIAGAGSGKTLTISGKVKYLVERKKIKPDEILLLTFTRAAANEMTERIKEKLKINIEASTFHSLGNKISGNFEDDRYDVLPSPYKYINEKSIIKLLLKNKETSEALIDYITYYTKDNITEIDDNFKNKSEYYDLVDKPIPLSESLNEILYNSLINFKALYIYENKEIENFNLDYCMNLLRSTEVNEKIRLKFKSLWLDNLEITKFEEKIIKEYLIDKKINLKDKKEIYTFLFHTTINGYKKTFKKISVKSEEERIIANFLYMNGIDFKYEYKYMNGNYKETEDSYKTIRSYAPDFYLPEYDIYIEHFGVDENMKAHQYSNIENKKYEDSMEWKRKIHKLNNTKLIETYSFYQQKGILKEKLEEELLKNRVVFQPISSEEINLMIEVGSGKEEIGAFSKLVVTFLTLFKSNNYKEQELTKFINKAYSYSPFTRDKHLLFFKMFKPILEFYNNSLNKNKEIDFSDMINKAIDHLNKKTKKEVFELGLRYKYIIIDEFQDTSVARFKLVKAIRDKIDDCKVLAVGDDWQSIYRFAGSDISIFTEFEKYFGKTEINFIEKTYRNSQELVNIAQNFVMSNPNQIKKNLNSDKRLEIPIIYEKTNSDNKNFIIYNIIKSLSEEYGEKECSVTILARINSNLEKLNSEFFKVENKDDKFKISFKKNKLKNINLDCKTVHTSKGLEADEVILIDVNDNIVGFPNKILDDSVLFYVLSKSDSYLYGEERRLFYVALTRTRNRTFILFDENYPSIFIRELFDNEEMTLDEYGEKRICKACGSHMIKRKNSITNEEFYGCYHYPKCDYTEPLENINICPICGSKLLKSKFEENSYYCNNYKRGIEKPHYKTVIKP, from the coding sequence ATGTTTATTATTTTTAGTTTTATAGTTTTTATTTTTGTTATCATTTTTTTATTCAATAATTATCAAAAACAAAAAAAAGAAGCTGAAGAATTTAAAAAAACAGAAGAAGAAAAAGAGAATAGAAGAAAAGAAAAACTTGAGTGGTTTGAAAAAAATATAAAAGAAAAATATGAGCAATTAAAAATTTTAATTAACTTAATGAAAAATAAATACATAAAATTTTATTCTTTGGATTTTTATTTAAATGATTTTAAAGTAGTTAAATATAATGAAGAAAGAAATAAATTAAAAGAAGAATTAAATAATTTTTATGAATATAAAGAATTTATTCAAGATTATGATGTATATAATGACAAATTAGCTTCGATTATATTACTAGAAAAAGATGTTATTGAATTAAATAAAAAATACGTAAAAAAAGAGTTAGAGATTAATAAAGATTTTTTTTCTAATATTGATGGAAAATCACTAGATGAACAACAAAGAAAATCTATTGTAATTGATGAAGATAATAATTTGATTATTGCAGGAGCAGGTTCTGGAAAAACATTAACTATTTCTGGCAAAGTGAAATATTTAGTTGAAAGAAAAAAAATAAAACCAGATGAAATATTGTTACTGACATTTACTAGAGCAGCTGCAAATGAAATGACAGAAAGAATAAAAGAAAAATTAAAGATAAATATAGAAGCTTCTACTTTTCATAGTTTAGGAAATAAAATATCTGGTAATTTTGAAGATGATAGATATGATGTTTTACCTAGTCCATATAAATATATTAATGAAAAAAGCATCATTAAATTACTTTTAAAAAATAAAGAGACATCTGAAGCTTTAATTGATTATATTACATATTATACAAAAGATAATATAACAGAAATAGATGATAATTTTAAAAATAAAAGTGAATATTATGATTTAGTAGATAAACCTATACCGTTAAGTGAAAGTCTTAATGAAATTTTATACAATAGTTTAATTAATTTTAAAGCTTTATATATTTATGAAAATAAAGAAATAGAAAATTTTAATTTAGATTATTGTATGAATCTATTAAGAAGTACAGAAGTAAATGAAAAAATAAGATTAAAATTCAAAAGTTTATGGTTAGATAATTTGGAAATAACAAAATTTGAAGAAAAAATAATAAAAGAATATTTAATAGATAAAAAAATAAATTTAAAAGATAAAAAAGAAATATATACTTTTTTATTTCATACAACTATAAATGGATATAAGAAAACATTTAAAAAAATATCAGTTAAAAGTGAAGAAGAAAGAATTATTGCAAATTTCTTATATATGAACGGAATAGATTTTAAATATGAATATAAATATATGAATGGAAATTATAAAGAAACAGAAGATAGTTATAAAACGATAAGAAGTTATGCTCCAGATTTTTATCTTCCAGAATATGATATTTATATTGAACATTTTGGAGTTGATGAAAATATGAAAGCTCATCAATATAGTAACATAGAAAATAAAAAGTACGAAGATTCAATGGAATGGAAAAGAAAAATACATAAATTAAATAATACAAAATTAATAGAAACTTATTCTTTTTATCAACAAAAAGGTATATTAAAAGAAAAATTAGAAGAAGAATTACTTAAAAACAGAGTTGTATTTCAACCAATTTCTAGTGAAGAAATTAATTTAATGATTGAAGTTGGAAGTGGTAAAGAAGAAATAGGAGCTTTCTCTAAATTAGTTGTAACATTTTTAACTTTGTTTAAATCTAATAATTATAAAGAGCAAGAACTAACTAAATTTATTAATAAAGCTTATTCTTATTCTCCTTTTACAAGAGATAAACATTTATTATTTTTCAAGATGTTTAAACCTATTTTAGAATTTTATAATAATTCATTAAATAAAAACAAAGAAATAGATTTCTCTGATATGATTAATAAAGCAATAGATCATTTAAATAAAAAAACTAAAAAAGAAGTATTTGAACTTGGATTAAGATATAAATATATAATAATAGATGAGTTCCAAGATACTTCTGTTGCTAGATTTAAATTGGTGAAAGCTATAAGAGATAAAATTGATGATTGCAAGGTATTGGCTGTTGGAGATGACTGGCAATCTATATATAGATTTGCTGGTTCTGATATTAGTATATTTACCGAATTTGAAAAATATTTTGGAAAAACAGAAATTAATTTCATTGAAAAAACTTACAGAAACTCACAAGAATTAGTTAATATTGCTCAAAATTTCGTAATGAGTAATCCTAATCAAATAAAAAAGAATTTGAACTCTGATAAAAGACTAGAGATTCCTATTATATATGAAAAAACAAATTCAGATAATAAAAATTTTATTATTTATAACATAATAAAAAGTTTGTCTGAAGAATATGGAGAAAAAGAATGTTCTGTAACTATATTAGCCAGAATTAATTCCAATCTAGAAAAATTAAATTCTGAATTTTTCAAAGTAGAAAATAAAGATGATAAATTCAAAATATCTTTTAAAAAGAACAAATTAAAAAATATAAATTTAGATTGCAAAACTGTACATACTTCAAAAGGATTAGAAGCTGATGAAGTAATATTAATAGATGTTAATGATAATATAGTAGGTTTTCCAAATAAAATATTAGACGATTCTGTTTTATTCTATGTTTTATCAAAATCAGATTCTTATTTATATGGAGAAGAAAGAAGATTATTTTATGTAGCTCTTACTAGAACAAGAAATAGAACTTTTATTTTATTTGATGAAAATTATCCATCTATTTTTATTAGGGAATTATTTGATAATGAAGAGATGACTTTAGATGAGTATGGAGAAAAGAGGATTTGCAAAGCTTGTGGTTCTCATATGATAAAAAGAAAAAATTCTATAACTAACGAAGAATTTTATGGATGTTATCATTATCCAAAATGCGATTATACTGAACCTTTAGAAAATATAAATATTTGTCCTATATGTGGAAGTAAATTGTTAAAAAGTAAATTTGAAGAAAATTCTTATTATTGTAATAATTATAAAAGAGGAATTGAAAAACCTCATTATAAAACAGTTATAAAACCTTAA